The nucleotide sequence TCACCATCGTGGTTGAGATTAGTTTGGAGGAAGGAGAGGCTCGGTATAGGCCGAATAAACGACCATAAATTGCAaaacttttaataattattgtatgGTAAAATATAAAGTTGTTAAGAAAATCATCTTGTCCGTCTTTCGTTTATAAAGGGAAGAGGGAAATCAATCTTCTTTGGTATTGGCTTCTACGATTTGTTTGCTCTTGGTTTTGATTTCAGTTCGAGTTGGCACACCGGTGTCTACGGTTTCGTGCTCAAAGTACATACCTGTAAAAGTTTTTGTATCACGAAAACATTGAATTCCACATGCCAAGTATCAGAAGCGTGAAGTCAGGGCTCACCCGTTTGTTCTTGTTCTTCGTCTCCGAACTTCAATTGCGAGCGATAATCGGCGACGTAATTTTGGTACATATCTCTAGCCCTCTCTTCCTTCTCGGGGTCGAGTACGAAGTTCGTCGACGCGAACAAAGTGATCGCCTTTTTCGTCACTTGCGCTAATACCGCTAATCCTGAATCGCGACGAAAATCGATGTATCAGTGGTTTATCTTCGTGTACAAGCCATTGCGATTTATGATTAATTACCGTCAGTTTCTATAGGATCGTCGCACGTTcgtttttccctctctttctccctgtCTTTTTTCGCTCTGTCATCCGCTTTGATCTCCACTTTGTCGTCGAGTTCTCGAGCAGCTTTCCTGCTATCCTTCCCCTTCCCCGCGGACTTGGCAGCTTTCACGCAAACAAGCATCGACGACATATTCTGCAGAGCCGCTCTTATGTTCATCAATAATTCACCTCGGGTTTCTATCAGAGAATTGTTGTCGGCTTCGCGCTTTTTCTCTGCCTCGATTTTCTCCAGCATCGCCTTTTTCTCCGTTTTGTATCTGAAAAGATTTCAACGTGCCATTTATGATGACAAATCGGCTGTTGTTCTTTGAGAAGTAAAATTATACTTCGTAGTGGTCGACACCATGGAATGCTCCAAATTCTGGAGCATCAACTCGGCGTGATTCTTCTTGTTCAGCACGAAATTTCGATCCTTCAAGTTGCGGTTGTACAGCTCAGTCAGTCTCTCTCTTTGTTTCATTTGGTCTTCTAATCTACGTCAAGACAGCGATCGTTATCGATTTTCACTTTCTTATAGCGCCTTATTACGAACTAACCATTTTTACCTGACGAACAGCTCTTCGTACGATCGAATGAGCATCGTCTCTTTCATTACGTTGAATATGTTCTCAAGCTCCTCGATTTGCTGCTTCAAGCGTCTATCTTCGTCCTCCACCGTGTCGTCCTTTTTTCCCATAATATTAGTGTCGCTCTACGACAAATATAATAGTTCAATTTCAGATTCTTTCATCAGAGCACAGAAATCAAACAAGAAAAGTCAAGAAGGTTCACCTCGATCCTAACAAGGGACTTCGCGTACTGCCAGACATCCTCGACCTTCTTCCTGGCGCTGTCGAGGCTCCGCTCGCGCTCCTTCATATTGACCCAGACATCCTGGACCATTTGCTTGTACCTCTGACGAATGTCGTCGAGGTTTTCGGCTGCCAACTGACCCATCAGAGTCGTCTTGTAAATCACTCGGCACTGGTCCTTCCGGTCCTCGCGCAGAGCGTTCAGCACGACGTCGAAATATTTCGAGTCCTTTTTTGTTGCGGACGTTGATTAATAGACCACAAATCGGCGAATTATTGCACAGTTAAACAGGGTGTAATGTTGAGCTTtcaatatttcataaattatcgGGTAATTTTAAAGCGAGCTTTAGTTTGAATCACGTCAAAACGGAGATTCgagtttcatttttataaattaaaaaaaaaactgcttGAATAAACATACGACAAAAATATGAAGGCACAACTGTCGAGGAATTCATTTGTGTAAATATGCGACGAGGCAGGCAGCAAagggaaaaattttaaacgaaatATTCTGCAAACGCTGTAATTTTCCCACCGAATCAACACGAATATTTTCTCATTTTAAAAGTGCACAGTTTTAAGCTTCGAAGTAcagtttttcctttatttCTGTAATAATCAAGCGCGCAAAAAAAATCGTCCGTCGTCAACTAAACATCCAATCCCCCTTAAACAAAGCTCGACAATCATTCCCATCAAAATCCTCGACGGCCAGGCAGCTTTAAACCGCGCTCTATATACTCTCTTTTCACCGCTGATTCAAAATCCACTATCTACCCACCCCGGACCATAACTATCCCGAACTATACACAGCGGCATCTATATACATCCCGCAGCGCGGTGTCCACCttctaaaataattaaacgcGACTTGGCTCTAATTACGTTAATGGATGCATGATTAAACGGCGATTCGATCTCGCAGCGCAGGAATTAGTCGCCGTGTGTAGGAGAGAGGCctcgacgcgcgcgcatcaCGATTTGATGCCCGGTAATGGAATGATCAACCAATCGTGATGCCCGACGCCCGATTGGCTATCTCCTAATGGAACCACCACGGCGAAGCTTCGTTTCGCGACCCCGAGAGCTGTGCTCGGCCTTTGTCAGCTTTAGATGCAAAGTAGCCGTGCTTTTTTTCGTCGTGTGTGTCGCGTATAGGGCAAAGGGAGGATGGACTGTGGGGAATGCAGGTTAATCGAAAGTGCAGCGAGGGGGAATCGAAAGGAGAGCTTTTTGAGAATTCACGGATCGCGTTTGCTGCTGCGTAAATTCGAAAGCTTTCACCGGGCGCACGCGATGTCGCAAGCTCTCGTCGGTTCAGGGAAAATTACGCTATTggttttcaaaaatcatagaATATCATCACACGGTATTTTAGCCGCGTGTACACGGATCCCTTTTTTCGCGGTTGCATGCTGTTACGCGAATATTCCGAAATCCAAGCTTTTTTCGCCCACAGCTCTCTCGACCGCACGCAGATGTGACACGGATGTGTGATAACGAATAATACTCTTCCGAAAAAAAGGTACGGGTGCGCgccactttttttttactccgCATGCGGGTTTTTGCGAGCAAGAGgaataaaaaaagctcgaggGCCTTTTTATTCGCGGAttcgcgcacgtgtgtgcgtgtacaaTCGATGCGCGGCACACACTTCCGAGCGCAAATGGAGGAATAATTTGATCAATAAAATAGAAGGGAGTGCATATCCGCGCGTTCCATATGTCCTCTcgcgctttttttcctttatacAGAATGTAGAGCGTTGGTTTAGggaccttttttttatttttacgcgcTAAATTTTACGAGGTAACTATTTTTTTCcggtcagtttttttttctcctcgataAAGCTGACGTGCGCATCAGGAGAAGTGGATAAAATTTTATCGCGCGGggttttattgtttattgtgGATTTTCAGCGCAtacctttttcaaaatcacgaGGATCTCCTTGTACGTGTCGCTGACGGACTTGGCTGCGTGACGTTTGGCCAGGGCTACGTGGTAGCGGGCTATCAGCTGCTGATGCCGCTTCTGATATTCGGCCTCGGTAGGACTGATCTCGTCCTTTTTCTCGATCTGCTCGCTCAGATCAGCGAACTCCGACTGCAATTCGATATCAAAGCTTTACAGTGCTTTGTTTATATTTCAGCTCTCTATCTCTAAATTAACCGAGTACAAATTCAAAAGGAACAACGCGACTGAAATGCGCGAATCTCTCGCGACAAACGGCTCGGAGTTCTCGTCTTAAAAATGGTTTATTCAGCAAAGACATCTGAAATTCAAAAGTTAGCCTTGATCCTCTTATGAAAACTGCGAGGCAAACTTGATTTACCGGAAACCTGACCGAGCGGGGCCGCTCCAATATTTATACTAGCGCGCTTGCGCGAGTTTCCATATAACGAGCAAACAATCATTTTTTGCCCCGCTAATTCCGCCGCGGCGCATTAGCTAAATGCAATTAAAAAAGCACGCCTTTGTGGCGCATTCATTTCGGTCAGTAATTCACTGCATAGTATGTACCTTCAAGTTGCAGAATTCCTGTCTCGTCTTGACCTTGACGTAGCCGAGTTTGTCGAGCTGTTTGCGCTTGAGGTTGTAGTCTTGGAATATGACCTCGTAAGCGTCCTAAAATCGCGCAACTATCATTGAAATGCAATGTTTACGAGTGAGATCATCTCGGCACTTTACCGATGGCTCCGCGTCTTGCAGCTGTATCTTCAGGTCCCTCTGCTTCTGGAGAATCGTGCGCAAGAGCCTCTTGTCGCCGCAAATGACATCGTTGACGATTTTCCGGTACTCCTCGATGTCGGCCTTCAACTCTTTCAAGCTCCTCGAAACCTTTCTCTTCAATTTCTCGGCGTTCGTCGCCTGCAGCTTTTTGTCCCGCGCTTTTAAACACGAAAACATCAATCATTTTACCTCGAATTAACGCGTTGAAATACATATATTAGATAGACATTTAGCCGAAGCGGAATTCACTCGCcgacacacaaacacacacacacacacacacgcgcgcgcgcacatacacacacaactAGATTTCTCCCCAAATTTCATTCCCGCGCGGAACACTCGCGCAATTTTTCAAACGCCCCGCGCTTAACCTCACTCGAAAAAGCTCGCGTTCGCGTAAAACAGCTAGAAAAAAACTAACCATGAAGCTTGAGTATCCCGCGGTACTGGAGGCTTTTCTCGCGGGTGCTCCACTTCTCGTTTCTCATGCCGTGCTTTCGGACTTGTCTGGCGGACAGCATCTCTCTTTCACTTTTTCCACGAGGATCGCGCGCGTACGCACACGCGTGTGGCTACGCGTATTGCAATATTTAACGACGGACCatcaaaaatgcaaatccGACTGGCGCGCTGTGCAGCGGCTCCGATGAATtttgcgataaaaaaaaagttgaacgACTGTATTGGACCGGGTGGATCTGGTATCTGTAGGGTTATGGCATAGGTATGTAGTATATGTTGGGAGCGAGGGCGGAATGTTTTCGAGGAGATTGCATATACTCGTCCGCGAGGTTAACTAAGGTTAGATTTTGATTAGTATTTTTGTTGATTCATGATAGCACGAGCAGGTTATACACTTGTTAATTTGCGCGGATTGACCGGATCTATAGTAATCGGATTTTGTCTTACAATAACGTTTGGAACTTTTTTGGAGcgcgtgtatgtataatcgaaagttttaattagaacgatttttaattaaaattaatgattgCATTCTTCGTTTGCGCCAGAATATATGTAtgattttatgaaataatacGACGGTAAAATCAGGATC is from Nasonia vitripennis strain AsymCx chromosome 1, Nvit_psr_1.1, whole genome shotgun sequence and encodes:
- the LOC100120669 gene encoding titin homolog gives rise to the protein MLSARQVRKHGMRNEKWSTREKSLQYRGILKLHARDKKLQATNAEKLKRKVSRSLKELKADIEEYRKIVNDVICGDKRLLRTILQKQRDLKIQLQDAEPSDAYEVIFQDYNLKRKQLDKLGYVKVKTRQEFCNLKSEFADLSEQIEKKDEISPTEAEYQKRHQQLIARYHVALAKRHAAKSVSDTYKEILVILKKDSKYFDVVLNALREDRKDQCRVIYKTTLMGQLAAENLDDIRQRYKQMVQDVWVNMKERERSLDSARKKVEDVWQYAKSLVRIESDTNIMGKKDDTVEDEDRRLKQQIEELENIFNVMKETMLIRSYEELFVRLEDQMKQRERLTELYNRNLKDRNFVLNKKNHAELMLQNLEHSMVSTTTKYKTEKKAMLEKIEAEKKREADNNSLIETRGELLMNIRAALQNMSSMLVCVKAAKSAGKGKDSRKAARELDDKVEIKADDRAKKDREKEREKRTCDDPIETDGLAVLAQVTKKAITLFASTNFVLDPEKEERARDMYQNYVADYRSQLKFGDEEQEQTGMYFEHETVDTGVPTRTEIKTKSKQIVEANTKED